From the genome of Candidatus Nanopelagicales bacterium, one region includes:
- the kdpB gene encoding potassium-transporting ATPase subunit KdpB, with protein sequence MTPQTAAAGRASAGAFEPKMMLQSLPGALRKLDPRLMWRNPVMFVVLVGSVLATLGAVAEPSVFAISVAAWLWLTVVFANLAEAVAEGRGRAQAATLRATRRDTVARRLDRAGRESLIPATALVVGDRVVCEAGDVVPCDGDVVEGVASVDESAITGESAPVIRESGGDRSAVTGGTKVLSDRIVVQVTAAPGHTFIDRMISLVEGASRQKTPNEVALNILLASLTIVFLLVVLTLSPLAAYSGTTTGVVVLVALLVCLIPTTIGALLSAIGIAGMDRLVQRNVLAMSGRAVEAAGDVSTLLLDKTGTITLGNRQAVELLPARGVTGADLAEAAQLSSLADETPEGRSVVVLCKERYGLRAPEAGLLAQATFVPFTAQTRMSGIDVDGRQVRKGAANAVFAHVTALGGNVPPECAAEVDGIAAAGGTPLVVSDGARVVGVIHLKDVVKEGIRERFDELRRMGIRTVMITGDNRMTAAAIAREAGVDDFLAEATPEDKMALIKREQEGGRLVAMTGDGTNDAPALAQADVGVAMNTGTSAAKEAGNMVDLDSNPTKLIDVVEIGKQLLITRGSLTTFSIANDIAKYFAIIPALFVAAYPGLEALNIMRLSSPNSAILSAVVFNALVIIALIPLALRGVRYRPANASSLLARNLLVYGLGGIIVPFVGIKLLDLVISRIPGIG encoded by the coding sequence CAGCGGGGCGAGCGAGTGCGGGCGCCTTCGAGCCAAAGATGATGCTGCAGTCCCTTCCCGGGGCGTTGCGCAAGCTCGACCCCCGCCTGATGTGGCGCAACCCCGTCATGTTCGTCGTGCTGGTCGGCTCCGTCCTCGCGACGCTTGGGGCGGTGGCGGAGCCGAGCGTGTTCGCCATCTCTGTCGCTGCGTGGCTGTGGCTGACGGTCGTCTTCGCGAACTTGGCCGAGGCCGTGGCAGAAGGCCGTGGCCGGGCGCAGGCTGCAACACTTCGTGCTACGCGCCGCGACACCGTGGCGCGGCGTCTCGACCGGGCCGGACGCGAGTCCCTGATCCCCGCAACGGCGCTGGTCGTCGGTGATCGGGTCGTCTGCGAGGCCGGTGACGTCGTCCCGTGCGACGGCGACGTCGTCGAAGGCGTGGCCAGCGTGGACGAGTCAGCCATCACCGGGGAGTCCGCGCCGGTGATCCGCGAGAGCGGCGGTGACCGCAGCGCGGTCACCGGCGGCACGAAGGTACTGTCCGACCGCATCGTCGTGCAGGTCACGGCCGCCCCCGGCCATACCTTCATCGACCGGATGATCTCCTTGGTCGAGGGTGCCAGCCGTCAGAAGACACCCAACGAGGTCGCTCTGAATATCCTGCTCGCCTCGCTGACGATCGTGTTCCTCCTCGTGGTCCTCACCCTGTCGCCGCTGGCCGCCTACTCCGGAACGACCACGGGCGTCGTCGTCCTGGTCGCGCTGCTGGTGTGCCTGATCCCCACGACGATCGGGGCCCTGCTGTCTGCGATAGGTATCGCCGGCATGGACCGCTTGGTCCAGCGCAACGTGCTGGCGATGTCGGGGCGGGCAGTGGAGGCCGCCGGCGACGTATCCACGCTGCTGCTGGACAAGACCGGGACCATCACCCTGGGCAACCGGCAGGCGGTCGAACTCCTTCCGGCCCGAGGCGTCACCGGGGCGGATCTCGCAGAGGCGGCGCAGCTCAGCAGCCTGGCGGACGAGACGCCGGAAGGCCGGTCCGTCGTCGTGCTCTGCAAGGAGAGGTACGGCCTCAGGGCGCCCGAGGCGGGCTTGCTCGCGCAGGCCACCTTCGTGCCCTTCACGGCCCAGACCCGGATGAGTGGGATCGATGTCGATGGGCGCCAGGTGCGCAAGGGCGCCGCGAATGCCGTCTTCGCGCACGTGACCGCCCTGGGCGGCAACGTGCCGCCCGAGTGCGCAGCCGAGGTGGACGGCATCGCGGCCGCCGGCGGCACGCCGCTTGTCGTCTCGGACGGAGCGCGGGTGGTGGGTGTGATCCACCTCAAGGATGTCGTCAAGGAGGGGATACGGGAGCGCTTTGACGAACTGCGTCGCATGGGGATCCGGACCGTGATGATCACCGGCGACAACCGCATGACCGCTGCGGCGATCGCCAGGGAGGCCGGGGTCGACGACTTCCTCGCCGAGGCCACGCCCGAGGACAAGATGGCCCTGATCAAGCGCGAGCAGGAGGGCGGTCGCCTGGTTGCGATGACCGGCGATGGCACCAACGACGCCCCCGCGCTGGCACAGGCGGATGTGGGCGTCGCCATGAACACCGGCACCTCTGCAGCCAAGGAGGCCGGCAACATGGTGGACCTCGACTCCAACCCCACGAAGCTCATCGACGTCGTGGAGATCGGCAAGCAGTTGCTCATCACCAGGGGCTCGCTGACGACCTTCTCCATCGCCAACGACATCGCGAAGTACTTCGCCATCATCCCGGCGCTGTTCGTGGCCGCCTATCCCGGACTCGAGGCGCTCAACATCATGCGCCTGTCGAGCCCCAACTCGGCGATCCTCTCTGCGGTCGTGTTCAACGCCCTGGTGATCATCGCCCTCATCCCGCTCGCCCTGCGCGGGGTGCGATACCGCCCCGCCAATGCGTCGTCCCTGCTCGCCCGCAACCTCCTCGTGTACGGGCTGGGCGGGATCATCGTTCCCTTCGTCGGCATCAAGCTCCTCGACCTGGTCATCTCGCGCATCCCCGGGATCGGGTGA
- the kdpC gene encoding potassium-transporting ATPase subunit KdpC: MPLALRQAWVGLRLLLVMTVVLGILYPLAVFGVGRLLPALSDGSYVTDGSGDVVGSSLIGQSFTGPEWFHPRPSAAGDGYDALSSGGSNLAADNPDLVADVTERQAAAADVNGVPRGAVPPDAVTASGSGLDPHISPEYARVQVARVAAARDLQQSAVMALVEQHLEGRLFGFIGEPRVNVLELNLALALLS; this comes from the coding sequence ATGCCCCTCGCCCTGCGCCAGGCCTGGGTCGGCCTGCGCCTGCTGCTGGTCATGACCGTCGTCCTCGGCATCCTCTACCCGCTCGCGGTCTTCGGCGTCGGTCGGCTCCTGCCGGCGCTGAGCGACGGTTCCTACGTCACCGACGGATCTGGGGACGTGGTCGGGTCGAGCCTTATCGGCCAGTCCTTCACCGGTCCCGAGTGGTTCCATCCGCGGCCGTCGGCGGCTGGGGACGGCTACGACGCACTGTCGAGCGGGGGCAGCAATCTCGCCGCGGACAACCCCGACCTGGTGGCGGACGTCACCGAGCGGCAGGCGGCGGCTGCGGACGTGAACGGCGTCCCCCGCGGCGCCGTACCGCCCGACGCCGTGACCGCCTCGGGCAGCGGTCTCGACCCCCACATCAGCCCCGAGTACGCCCGCGTTCAGGTGGCCCGCGTGGCCGCGGCGCGAGACCTTCAGCAGTCAGCGGTCATGGCCCTGGTGGAACAGCACCTCGAAGGACGGCTGTTCGGCTTCATCGGCGAGCCGCGCGTCAACGTGCTCGAGCTGAACCTCGCTCTGGCGCTCTTGTCGTGA
- a CDS encoding DUF4118 domain-containing protein, whose product MGRGRLRIYLGAAPGVGKTFAMLGEGHRRLERGTDVVVGLVESHGRRHTADLIVGLEVVPRRVIEHRGATFEEMDLDAVLARRPQVALVDELAHTNVPGARNATRWQDIDDLLDAGIDVISTVNIQHLESLNDVVEAITGIKQRETVPDARVRAADQIELVDMTPEALRRRMAHGNVYASENVDAALGNYFRVGNLTALRELALLWLADRVEEGLERYREEHGIQETWAARTRIVVAVTGGAESEALLRRGALISGRSAGRDLVAVHVVRGDGTRGARPESLARLRQLTADLGGTFHTVVGEHPAQAVLEFARSVNGTQVVVGASRRGRISLALRPSTVDEIVRDSGEIDIHVVTHDRAGRTGAARVRRGRIARRRAWAWVLAVTIPFAVTAVLAPFHRVLSLSTVLLAYLLGVVASSLVGGLAPAVATALIASLAVNFFFVHPVRTFTIAQPENAFALLVFVLVGAVIASIVDRSVALSQESARRRAEANILLSLSTEVLGRENGIQALLDQACTTFGMRSASLFEDLAQAPFPSVVEATGDRPPRRLDEADVVVDAGPGLHLALAGRPLPASDLRILDAFAAQAGAVLERNRLAARAADAARLQASDGVRTAILAAVSHDLRTPVAGVKAALDTVLDDDLGLSERDRRELLQEAADATDRLDALVANLLDLSRLQTGAVRPVFEAVSIDEVVSRVLSGVPDEIALDEVQEGLPLVNTDAGLLERVVANLLENAVRHSPDGVPVRVCAAAVPGDALELRVIDRGPGVAADDRTRMFQPFQRLGDAPSGTGVGLGLAVARGLAEAVGATVWADDTPGGGLTMLVRVPLADRANASEGP is encoded by the coding sequence ATGGGCCGGGGCCGGCTGCGCATCTACCTCGGCGCCGCTCCCGGGGTGGGCAAGACCTTCGCCATGCTGGGCGAGGGTCACCGCAGGCTCGAGCGAGGCACCGACGTCGTGGTCGGGCTCGTGGAGAGCCACGGCCGTCGCCACACCGCTGACCTGATCGTCGGCCTGGAGGTGGTCCCTCGACGGGTGATCGAGCACCGCGGGGCGACGTTCGAGGAGATGGACCTCGACGCGGTGCTCGCCCGCCGGCCCCAGGTCGCCCTCGTCGACGAGCTCGCGCACACCAACGTGCCCGGCGCGCGGAACGCCACGCGCTGGCAGGACATCGACGACTTGCTCGACGCGGGCATCGACGTCATCTCGACGGTGAACATCCAGCACTTGGAGTCACTCAACGACGTCGTCGAGGCGATCACCGGGATCAAGCAGCGCGAGACCGTGCCGGATGCGAGGGTTCGCGCTGCCGACCAGATCGAACTCGTCGACATGACACCGGAGGCCCTGCGCCGACGAATGGCGCACGGCAATGTCTACGCGTCCGAGAACGTCGATGCCGCGCTCGGCAACTACTTCCGTGTCGGCAACCTCACCGCGTTGCGAGAACTGGCGCTGCTGTGGCTGGCGGACCGCGTCGAGGAGGGACTGGAGAGATACCGCGAGGAGCACGGGATCCAGGAGACGTGGGCGGCCCGCACCCGCATCGTGGTGGCCGTCACCGGGGGCGCGGAGAGCGAGGCGCTTCTCCGTCGGGGGGCGCTGATCTCGGGCCGCAGCGCCGGGCGGGACCTCGTCGCCGTCCACGTGGTGCGCGGCGACGGGACTCGGGGAGCGCGGCCGGAGAGTCTCGCGCGCCTTCGCCAGCTCACTGCGGATCTCGGCGGCACGTTCCACACCGTGGTCGGGGAGCATCCGGCGCAGGCGGTGCTCGAGTTCGCCCGGTCCGTCAACGGCACGCAAGTGGTCGTCGGTGCGTCGCGTCGAGGCCGGATCAGCCTCGCCCTTCGCCCCAGTACGGTCGACGAGATCGTCCGGGATTCCGGCGAGATCGACATTCACGTCGTCACGCACGATCGGGCCGGACGCACGGGGGCGGCACGGGTGCGGCGGGGCCGGATCGCCCGACGCCGGGCTTGGGCCTGGGTGCTGGCCGTCACGATCCCCTTTGCCGTCACGGCAGTCCTCGCTCCCTTCCACCGAGTGCTGAGCCTGTCCACCGTGCTGCTCGCCTACCTGCTCGGTGTGGTCGCCTCCTCCCTCGTGGGGGGCCTGGCCCCGGCCGTCGCGACCGCGCTCATCGCGAGCTTGGCTGTCAACTTCTTCTTCGTCCATCCGGTTCGGACCTTCACCATCGCGCAGCCGGAGAACGCCTTCGCACTTCTTGTCTTCGTCCTTGTCGGCGCCGTCATCGCGTCGATCGTCGACCGCAGCGTGGCCCTCTCTCAGGAGTCGGCGCGCCGCCGTGCCGAGGCCAACATTCTGCTGTCCTTGTCGACCGAGGTCCTGGGGCGCGAGAACGGGATCCAGGCGCTGTTGGATCAGGCGTGCACGACCTTCGGGATGCGAAGCGCCTCCCTGTTCGAGGACCTCGCACAGGCGCCGTTCCCCAGCGTCGTGGAGGCCACGGGCGACCGTCCCCCGCGTCGGCTGGACGAGGCGGACGTCGTCGTCGATGCGGGGCCGGGTCTCCACCTTGCTCTGGCGGGGCGCCCCCTCCCGGCCTCGGATCTCCGCATCCTCGACGCCTTCGCCGCGCAGGCCGGTGCCGTCCTCGAGCGCAACCGACTGGCGGCACGGGCCGCGGACGCCGCTCGGCTGCAAGCCTCCGACGGCGTACGCACGGCCATCTTGGCCGCCGTGTCCCACGACCTCCGCACGCCTGTAGCCGGAGTGAAGGCGGCGCTTGACACCGTGCTCGACGATGACCTGGGCCTGAGCGAGCGTGACCGTCGGGAGCTCCTCCAGGAGGCGGCCGACGCGACCGACCGGCTCGACGCGCTCGTGGCCAACCTGCTCGACCTGAGCAGGCTCCAGACTGGCGCGGTGCGGCCCGTGTTCGAAGCGGTGTCGATCGACGAGGTGGTGAGCAGGGTGCTCTCGGGGGTTCCGGATGAGATCGCCCTGGACGAGGTCCAGGAGGGACTGCCGCTGGTGAACACCGACGCGGGCTTGCTCGAGCGGGTGGTCGCCAACCTCCTGGAGAACGCCGTGCGGCACAGCCCGGACGGGGTGCCCGTCCGGGTGTGCGCTGCCGCGGTGCCTGGCGACGCCCTGGAGCTCCGCGTGATCGATCGAGGCCCTGGAGTAGCAGCCGACGACCGCACCCGCATGTTCCAGCCGTTCCAACGCCTCGGCGATGCTCCCTCGGGAACGGGGGTCGGCTTGGGGCTGGCGGTGGCCCGCGGCTTGGCGGAAGCGGTGGGGGCGACGGTGTGGGCGGACGACACGCCGGGTGGCGGCCTGACGATGTTGGTGCGCGTTCCTCTCGCTGACCGAGCCAACGCGAGCGAGGGTCCATGA
- a CDS encoding response regulator produces the protein MTTVLVVEDEAALARALAINLRARGFDVRTAATGRAGLAATAECHPDVVVLDLGLPDLDGIEVLEGIRGWSSVPVIVLSARSTGAEKVLALDAGADDYVTKPFEMNELMARVRAAIRRGTLSGGPAVSAVETSSFVIDLAAGQVRRGDEIVRLTPTEYHVLEVLARNLGRLVSGKQLLADVWGPGYEKEQHYLRVYMAQLRRKLEPDPAHPRHLVTEPGLGYRLEA, from the coding sequence ATGACCACCGTTCTGGTAGTCGAGGACGAGGCCGCTCTGGCGCGCGCCCTGGCCATCAACCTGCGCGCCCGAGGCTTCGACGTACGCACCGCGGCCACCGGACGCGCAGGCCTCGCGGCGACGGCCGAGTGCCACCCGGACGTCGTCGTCCTGGACCTGGGTCTTCCTGACCTTGACGGCATCGAGGTGCTGGAGGGCATCCGTGGCTGGAGCAGCGTCCCAGTGATCGTCCTCTCGGCCCGATCGACGGGCGCGGAGAAGGTGCTCGCCCTCGACGCCGGGGCCGACGACTACGTCACCAAGCCGTTCGAGATGAACGAGCTGATGGCCCGAGTCAGGGCCGCCATCCGGCGTGGCACCCTCTCCGGCGGTCCAGCGGTCTCCGCTGTTGAGACCTCGTCATTCGTCATCGACCTCGCTGCGGGGCAGGTCCGGCGGGGGGACGAGATCGTCCGGCTGACGCCCACCGAGTATCACGTGCTCGAGGTGCTGGCCCGCAACCTCGGGCGCCTGGTCTCGGGCAAGCAACTTCTCGCCGACGTGTGGGGCCCCGGCTACGAGAAGGAGCAGCACTACCTACGCGTCTACATGGCTCAGCTGCGACGCAAGCTGGAGCCGGACCCGGCGCACCCTCGGCACCTCGTCACAGAGCCCGGCCTCGGCTACCGATTGGAGGCGTAG
- a CDS encoding MarR family transcriptional regulator, translating into MEPLNDVETQAWRAFLVLWRLGLPEFDRTLRTEGLIHLEYGILAVLREAPDQTMPAGEIAALAGVSSSRLSHRLRVMESRGDVTRCTSPLDGRGVLVTLTEQGDAKVARLADRHTADIRRVMFDPLTAQQTAALADALMTIARRLSDHPFLTPGDRVS; encoded by the coding sequence ATGGAGCCGCTCAACGACGTGGAGACACAGGCCTGGCGGGCGTTCCTCGTGCTGTGGCGGCTCGGCCTCCCCGAGTTCGACCGCACGCTGCGCACCGAGGGGCTCATCCACCTCGAGTACGGGATCCTGGCCGTCCTCCGGGAGGCCCCCGACCAGACCATGCCCGCCGGCGAGATCGCCGCCCTGGCAGGCGTCAGCTCCAGCCGACTCAGCCACCGCCTGCGGGTCATGGAGTCACGCGGTGACGTCACCCGGTGCACCTCGCCGCTGGACGGGCGCGGAGTCCTGGTCACGCTGACCGAGCAGGGAGACGCCAAGGTCGCGCGGCTGGCAGACCGGCACACCGCAGACATCCGCCGGGTGATGTTCGACCCCCTGACGGCCCAACAGACCGCGGCCCTCGCCGACGCCCTCATGACGATCGCGCGACGGCTCAGCGACCACCCCTTCCTCACCCCGGGCGACCGGGTCTCGTGA
- a CDS encoding MBL fold metallo-hydrolase, whose amino-acid sequence MNSVSPDFTPPEAAGHDDGILWWLGQATFALRRGDTLLLVDPYLSDSLAEKYRGTLFPHRRMVPIPVDPAGIRGLDAVLCSHGHTDHMDPGTIRAVQTASDPAFVVPRAERAKALDRGVPADRLVEINAGEDHVVGEVAVRAIPAAHEELTQDEMGNYLHLGFVLDVGGVRLYHSGDCVPYEGQADLLRDLGVQVALLPVNGRDAHRSGNGVPGNFHWYEAVQLCREAGIGTLICHHWGMFDFNTVDPVQLASDLSESAPDVHAIVPSVGAAYLLSPDGEVRNAG is encoded by the coding sequence GTGAACTCGGTGAGCCCTGACTTCACACCGCCCGAGGCGGCGGGCCACGATGACGGCATCCTGTGGTGGCTCGGTCAGGCGACGTTCGCTCTCCGTCGCGGAGACACGTTGCTGCTGGTGGATCCGTACCTGTCGGACTCGCTCGCGGAGAAGTACCGGGGGACCCTCTTCCCGCACCGCCGCATGGTCCCGATCCCCGTGGATCCGGCGGGGATCCGGGGACTGGACGCCGTCCTGTGCAGCCATGGGCACACCGACCACATGGACCCCGGGACCATCCGAGCCGTCCAGACCGCTAGCGACCCCGCGTTCGTCGTCCCCCGCGCCGAGCGTGCCAAGGCTCTCGACCGCGGGGTACCAGCGGATCGCCTCGTCGAGATCAACGCCGGAGAGGATCACGTGGTGGGGGAGGTCGCCGTGCGCGCGATCCCCGCCGCGCACGAGGAGCTCACGCAGGACGAGATGGGGAACTACCTCCACCTCGGGTTCGTGCTCGACGTCGGCGGTGTGCGGCTGTACCACTCGGGCGACTGCGTCCCGTACGAGGGCCAGGCGGACCTGCTGCGCGACCTCGGTGTCCAGGTGGCCCTCCTCCCCGTCAATGGCCGAGACGCCCACCGTTCCGGCAACGGCGTACCCGGCAACTTCCACTGGTACGAGGCTGTCCAGCTGTGCCGCGAGGCGGGCATCGGAACGTTGATCTGCCACCACTGGGGGATGTTCGACTTCAACACCGTGGATCCGGTGCAGCTGGCGAGTGACCTGAGCGAGTCCGCACCTGATGTGCACGCCATCGTGCCAAGCGTGGGGGCGGCCTACCTCCTGTCTCCCGACGGCGAGGTGCGCAACGCGGGCTGA
- a CDS encoding MurR/RpiR family transcriptional regulator — protein MTSGPPERRNLLHLIAGKADHFSPALRQVADVILARPEDSQAMSITDLAQEAGVAESTVSRFVRELGLTNYNAMRLGIAEAVYSSRGNGDGVTGKAYVYEGILKTDTVAEALGKVGIGSRQAIERTAVLLDPGLIEDVVSRVHAARAIHVVAMGASAVAAENVILRFVRAGKQCSMFRDQSLQVMTAATLGDQDVMLGISDSGATTSVADALLLARQHGAFTVAITSDPRSPVARAADAVLLTGSPLADAGVYGEAVTAKWGQLLVTDALYAAYAVRYYAETLGHLEETYVSGIRGTRAGG, from the coding sequence GTGACCTCAGGGCCTCCCGAGCGCCGCAACCTGCTGCACCTGATCGCCGGCAAGGCGGACCACTTCAGCCCCGCTCTTCGTCAGGTCGCCGACGTGATCCTCGCCCGACCCGAGGACTCCCAGGCGATGTCGATTACGGACCTCGCGCAGGAGGCGGGAGTCGCCGAGTCGACGGTGTCGCGATTCGTTCGCGAACTGGGCCTGACGAACTACAACGCGATGCGGCTCGGAATCGCCGAGGCGGTCTACTCCTCGCGCGGGAACGGCGACGGCGTCACCGGCAAGGCCTACGTCTACGAAGGAATCCTCAAGACCGACACGGTCGCGGAGGCTCTGGGCAAGGTCGGCATCGGCAGTCGGCAGGCGATCGAGCGCACGGCGGTGCTCCTGGACCCGGGTCTGATCGAGGACGTCGTCTCCCGGGTCCATGCCGCCCGCGCGATCCACGTGGTCGCGATGGGTGCCTCCGCGGTCGCCGCGGAGAACGTGATCCTGCGTTTCGTGCGAGCGGGCAAGCAGTGCTCGATGTTCCGGGACCAGAGCCTGCAGGTGATGACCGCCGCGACGCTCGGCGACCAGGACGTCATGCTCGGCATCAGTGATTCCGGGGCCACCACCTCCGTCGCCGATGCTCTGCTCCTGGCTCGGCAGCACGGCGCCTTCACCGTCGCCATCACGTCCGATCCGAGGTCGCCGGTTGCGCGTGCCGCAGACGCGGTGCTGCTCACGGGCTCGCCGCTTGCGGATGCCGGCGTCTACGGGGAGGCCGTGACCGCCAAGTGGGGCCAGTTGCTGGTGACGGATGCGCTCTATGCCGCCTACGCCGTGCGCTACTACGCGGAGACCCTCGGACACCTCGAGGAGACGTACGTCTCGGGCATCCGAGGCACCCGCGCCGGCGGCTGA
- a CDS encoding substrate-binding domain-containing protein, with product MTHSVSTHRRRHLAAVGSVVLTAGLLLSACGGSSSSGDSSAPATDAASTSSDASGGGETAGGDLAAFEAAAQEAVDAAKADQTPETAPVPTGGPAPSSGVKLVIIPCSMAVEGCARSARSAKEAGELLGWDVTIDDPSQGQGGPSAAVQRAVASGADAIMTTSIDAGAIKADLQAARDAGIVVVSNMAGNADDLYQAIVPPLEVNFDAGYLLGQQAYLNAQETFGQPVKAIVFEDDEFATVQQRIAGFKQFIDDCAAAGGGCELLAEDKHLAADIATTLPNRVVQTIKQHPDYNTLFVGFDAALNQVITQGLIPANLADPATSQAFSVDCDVANAKIVAEGGVQNACIGFAFQRAGYGHVDNINRLLNGESPADQGLVGKLVVQENAAGLTEKAWDGDFDAIPLYLEAWGVQQ from the coding sequence ATGACCCACAGCGTCAGCACCCACCGCCGCCGGCACCTGGCGGCGGTCGGGTCGGTCGTCCTGACCGCAGGCCTGCTGCTCAGTGCCTGCGGCGGTTCGAGCTCGAGCGGCGACTCCAGTGCCCCTGCCACCGACGCGGCGTCCACGTCGTCCGACGCATCCGGCGGTGGTGAGACGGCGGGCGGTGACCTGGCCGCGTTCGAGGCGGCGGCGCAGGAGGCCGTGGACGCCGCCAAGGCGGACCAGACCCCGGAGACCGCACCGGTCCCGACCGGGGGACCGGCCCCCAGCTCGGGCGTGAAGCTGGTCATCATCCCCTGCTCCATGGCGGTCGAGGGCTGCGCGCGCTCCGCCCGCTCGGCCAAGGAGGCGGGGGAGCTCCTCGGCTGGGACGTCACGATCGACGACCCCTCGCAGGGCCAGGGCGGGCCTTCCGCCGCGGTCCAGCGGGCCGTCGCCAGCGGGGCCGACGCCATCATGACGACGTCCATCGACGCCGGCGCGATCAAGGCGGACCTCCAGGCGGCCCGCGACGCAGGCATCGTCGTGGTCTCCAACATGGCCGGCAACGCCGACGACCTGTACCAGGCGATCGTCCCGCCGCTCGAGGTCAACTTCGACGCCGGCTACCTGCTCGGCCAGCAGGCGTACCTCAACGCCCAGGAGACCTTCGGTCAGCCGGTCAAGGCCATCGTGTTCGAGGATGACGAGTTCGCCACGGTCCAGCAGCGCATCGCCGGGTTCAAGCAGTTCATCGACGACTGCGCCGCCGCGGGCGGTGGCTGCGAGCTCCTCGCCGAGGACAAGCACCTCGCCGCCGACATCGCGACGACTCTGCCGAACCGGGTCGTCCAGACCATCAAGCAGCACCCCGACTACAACACCCTCTTCGTCGGGTTCGACGCCGCTCTCAACCAGGTCATCACCCAGGGCCTGATCCCCGCCAACCTGGCTGACCCCGCAACGTCACAGGCCTTCTCCGTCGACTGCGACGTCGCCAATGCGAAGATCGTCGCCGAGGGCGGGGTCCAGAACGCCTGCATCGGGTTCGCCTTCCAGCGCGCCGGCTACGGCCACGTGGACAACATCAACCGGCTGCTGAACGGAGAGTCTCCCGCGGACCAGGGTCTGGTCGGCAAGCTGGTCGTCCAGGAGAACGCCGCAGGCCTGACCGAGAAGGCCTGGGACGGCGACTTCGACGCCATCCCGCTGTACCTCGAGGCGTGGGGCGTCCAGCAGTGA